A window from Mycobacterium saskatchewanense encodes these proteins:
- a CDS encoding protein adenylyltransferase SelO, with translation MNLALQDRFLRDLPEMAVRWQAETPPDARLLVLNDRLAAELGLDTEWLRSPDGLRFLVGSALPTSAAPVAQAYSGHQFGGFVPRLGDGRALLLGELVDPAGSVRDISLKGSGPTPFARGGDGLAAVGPMLREYVVSEAMHALGVPTTRSLAVVGTGRAVQREETLPGAVLTRVASSHLRVGSFQYAAATGDVDLLRRLADHAIARHHPGAASADRPYLAFYEAVVAVQASLIARWMLVGFVHGVMNTDNMTISGETIDYGPCAFMEAYDPDTVFSSIDFWGRYAYGNQPLVAGWNLARFAETLLPLFSDDIDDAIALAEAAFGVFESRYDAVWFPGMRAKLGLRADVEAAAAMPLIDELFRLLKDGRVDYTSFFRQLGRAARGDAEPARGLFIDLAGFDEWLSHWRALGPDAAAMDRANPVYIPRNHLVEEALTAATAGDLRPLRQLLRAVTGPYDERSGLERYAGPAPEDFGAYRTFCGT, from the coding sequence ATGAACCTGGCTCTGCAGGATCGGTTCTTGCGCGACCTGCCGGAGATGGCGGTGCGCTGGCAGGCCGAGACCCCGCCGGACGCGCGGTTGTTGGTGCTCAACGACCGGCTGGCCGCGGAGCTCGGCCTCGACACCGAGTGGCTGCGTAGCCCCGACGGCCTGCGGTTCCTGGTCGGCAGCGCGCTGCCGACCAGCGCCGCCCCTGTCGCGCAGGCCTATTCCGGCCATCAGTTCGGCGGGTTCGTCCCGCGGCTGGGTGACGGCCGGGCACTGCTGCTGGGCGAGCTCGTGGACCCCGCGGGGAGCGTGCGCGATATCAGCCTCAAGGGGTCCGGGCCGACGCCGTTCGCGCGCGGCGGCGACGGCCTGGCCGCCGTGGGTCCGATGCTTCGCGAGTACGTCGTGAGCGAGGCGATGCACGCCTTGGGCGTGCCGACCACGCGTTCGCTCGCCGTCGTCGGCACCGGCCGGGCGGTCCAGCGCGAGGAGACCCTGCCGGGCGCCGTGCTGACGCGCGTCGCCTCCAGCCACCTGCGGGTCGGCAGCTTCCAGTACGCCGCCGCCACCGGCGACGTGGACCTGCTGCGCCGCCTCGCCGACCACGCCATCGCCCGCCATCATCCCGGCGCGGCGAGCGCGGACCGCCCTTACCTGGCGTTCTATGAAGCCGTGGTCGCCGTCCAGGCGTCGCTGATCGCTCGCTGGATGCTGGTCGGGTTCGTCCACGGCGTGATGAACACCGACAACATGACGATCTCCGGTGAGACCATCGACTACGGTCCGTGCGCGTTCATGGAGGCCTATGACCCGGACACGGTCTTCAGTTCGATCGACTTCTGGGGCCGGTACGCCTACGGCAATCAGCCGCTCGTAGCCGGGTGGAACCTCGCCCGGTTCGCCGAGACGCTCCTCCCGTTGTTTTCCGACGACATCGATGACGCCATCGCGCTGGCCGAGGCGGCATTCGGCGTGTTCGAATCCCGGTACGACGCGGTCTGGTTCCCCGGCATGCGAGCCAAGCTGGGCTTGCGGGCCGATGTGGAAGCGGCGGCGGCGATGCCGTTGATCGACGAGCTGTTCCGCCTGCTGAAGGACGGCCGCGTCGACTACACCTCCTTCTTCCGGCAGCTCGGCCGAGCTGCGCGTGGGGACGCCGAGCCGGCGCGCGGGCTGTTCATCGACCTCGCCGGCTTCGACGAGTGGCTGTCCCATTGGCGGGCCCTGGGCCCGGACGCCGCCGCGATGGACCGCGCCAATCCCGTCTACATCCCACGCAATCACCTGGTCGAGGAGGCTCTGACCGCGGCGACGGCCGGTGATCTGCGTCCGCTCCGGCAGCTGCTCCGCGCCGTGACCGGGCCTTACGACGAGCGCTCGGGACTCGAGCGCTACGCCGGTCCGGCGCCGGAGGACTTCGGCGCCTACCGGACCTTCTGCGGCACCTGA
- a CDS encoding hemerythrin domain-containing protein — protein sequence MAEMMIESPDEVVAFLKAQHNLIEDMFDEVLHASDPQAREEPFVKLRQLLAVHETAEEMIVHPRVRREADAGDAIVDDRLTEEHQAKELLSQIEQLDIASQEFVDEITKLRDAVLDHARQEESEEFPVLSRKLDDDDLKRMGTAVRAAEAIAPTRPHPGVESAKLNFAVGPFASMLDRARDLIGQAFG from the coding sequence ATGGCCGAGATGATGATCGAATCGCCCGACGAAGTCGTCGCGTTCCTCAAAGCGCAGCACAACCTGATCGAGGACATGTTCGACGAGGTCCTGCACGCATCGGACCCCCAGGCCCGCGAAGAGCCGTTCGTCAAATTGCGGCAGCTGCTGGCGGTTCACGAGACGGCCGAGGAGATGATCGTGCACCCGCGGGTGCGACGTGAGGCCGACGCCGGTGACGCGATAGTGGACGACCGGCTGACCGAGGAACACCAGGCCAAGGAGCTGCTGTCGCAGATCGAGCAGCTCGACATCGCGTCGCAGGAGTTCGTCGACGAGATCACCAAGCTGCGCGACGCCGTGCTCGACCATGCCCGTCAGGAGGAGAGCGAAGAGTTTCCGGTGCTGTCCCGGAAGCTGGACGATGACGACCTCAAGCGGATGGGAACGGCCGTGCGCGCGGCCGAGGCGATCGCGCCGACGCGTCCACATCCCGGCGTCGAATCGGCGAAGCTGAATTTCGCCGTCGGGCCGTTCGCGTCGATGCTCGACCGCGCCCGCGACCTCATCGGACAGGCGTTCGGCTAA